Genomic segment of Streptomyces longhuiensis:
TCGTTCGTACGGGGTTACCGGGGCGTACCGCGCGTGCGACGCGGCACCCGGGTGAACGTGACCTGGAGAACACCTGAGCCCCTGGTGACCCTCCAGCCACAACCGAGGCGTACGCTGTACAGCTGTCATCAGCCGCCCCTGCCGCTCCCCGCGACACCGCGGCGTCAGTCGCCGAGCGGGGAATTCACGGACACGGATCACGGGGAGTCGCGGTGCTGGAGAGTGTGGGGTCGCTGACCGGCGGTCCGTGGATCTACGCGGTGGTGGCCCTCTCGGTACTGCTAGACGTGTTCCTGCCCGTCCTGCCGAGCGGCGTCCTGATCATCACCGCGGCCACCGCCGCGGCAGCCGGCACGGGGGCGGCGGCCGGGCAGGTGACGCACGAGGTGCCGTCCATCCTGGCGCTGCTCCTCTCGGCGGCCACCGCGTCGGTACTGGGTGACCTGGTCGCGTACCGCATCGCCTGGCGCGGCGGCGAGCGCCTCGACCGCGCGATCGCCCGCTCCCGCCGCCTGACCAGCGCGCAGGAACGTCTCGGCGGGGCGCTGGCGCGCTCCAGCGGCGGCATTCTCGTGGTCATCGCGCGCTTCGCCCCGGCGGGCCGTTCGATCGTCTCGTTCGCGGCGGGCACGGCTCATCGCCGGGTCCGCGAGTTCCTGCCGTGGTCCGCCCTCGCGGGCGTGGCCTGGGCGGGCTACAGCGTGGCCCTCGGCTACTTCGGCGGCCAGTGGCTCGGCGCGAGCTGGCTGGCCACGGGGGTGTCACTGCTCGCGCTGTTCGCGGCGGGGTCGGGCGCGGCGTTCCTCATGCGGCGACCGGCGGCGGAACGAGCCGGCTGACCCACCCCAGGCCCACGCCGGGGCCCGGCCCGTCCCCTAGGCGGCGGGCTCCGGGGCCAACTGGCGTCCCTGGCCACGGATTTCGAGCCCGTCGAGCAGCTCGGCGGTCGCCTGGGCGACAACGTCCACGGCCCGGTCGAACACCTCCCTGTTGTGCGCGGCGGGCGCCCGGAAGCCGGACACCTTGCGCACGTACTGCAGGGCTGCGGCCCGGATCTCCTCCTCGGTGGCCTCTTCGGGGAGGACGGGCGGGCGAAGGGTCTTGATGCTGCGGCACATGCCTCCAGTCTCGCGCGCTCCCCCGCCCTCGCGCACACCTTCGCAAAGAACGTACGTTCGAAACACACGTACGAATGAACGCACCCTCCATCGCTCGCCTCAAGAAATCGAACAGGCGTAGCATTGCCGCGTGGCAGCGACCTATGACTTCCCGAGTGACCTCCTGGCGGGCCAGGAGGAGCTGCACCAGGTCAGGGCGGAGCTCCTGACCCTCCTGAAGCGGCTTCCCTGGTCGGTGGACCCCCTCGAGGGGTTCAGCGACGACCACGGCTGGCGCAAGCGCGAGCGCCCCGCATCCCCCGGCTGGACCCCGGACGAACAGGCCGAGGTCGAAAAG
This window contains:
- a CDS encoding DedA family protein, with product MLESVGSLTGGPWIYAVVALSVLLDVFLPVLPSGVLIITAATAAAAGTGAAAGQVTHEVPSILALLLSAATASVLGDLVAYRIAWRGGERLDRAIARSRRLTSAQERLGGALARSSGGILVVIARFAPAGRSIVSFAAGTAHRRVREFLPWSALAGVAWAGYSVALGYFGGQWLGASWLATGVSLLALFAAGSGAAFLMRRPAAERAG
- a CDS encoding DUF2277 domain-containing protein; its protein translation is MCRSIKTLRPPVLPEEATEEEIRAAALQYVRKVSGFRAPAAHNREVFDRAVDVVAQATAELLDGLEIRGQGRQLAPEPAA